A single Amphiura filiformis chromosome 8, Afil_fr2py, whole genome shotgun sequence DNA region contains:
- the LOC140158623 gene encoding uncharacterized protein has protein sequence MPDSPIMSDRTRAKSANARSSGPECFMICDDEPLSQAQLQLFKDFEAVKLKHKKNTDEYYKIYYDPNKTYPQNVTLSSTGAPGPVVPAPAPPVVNGMNVAARQVSPVQAVKSAQPMPRIINVAGSQPARPSVPNGVPNRMFTSTPMISSVTSLNPQAQQQMNAVQMPVNSIANVQGAMPQMINVNGQQIRLLVTPQMQSQIQSGARIVFSSGGTTVRNMAPVMARANNTSGPRIMYTTTGQRVIQPPTPQAVQSQPAVTVQRQLQQQKQATTYQPRTVVQSQAAKRPATNTIISPAAKRQRPDFRDSQKENEHYGFKKGKKKYDDDTTSQPKFSCHHCNRRINSNIRFMQHIKNHLEKERQHTFSLNDMINCEHCYKRFRTPFERQCHIEKFHMKTDHVCGVCELSFENSKVLVQHLEEKHPSLQMPYICKICEYKTSIYDDIIVHYSKTHLGSKSLMCHFCLRILKTAKDFSRHCLKHLTISIRNGSHRCKSCKLMFLSYSELKEHADKDHVRFAKSKKDGIPPKNASKTMTIPSGNQPAAGATASTSTATASTTAGSTAGRTLTVRMPAFSKKSATPQAQFTEYEKLFRPYDLVKPSGPVWCCECGARVLDPKVHFKKHMQCTKCKFVTFCGETYANHMIVFHSARKPPTTHPINKVVRKNGRVVLTCKRCKFVTKVPSMMAWHVASACTGGISFMSFQRMIYPAKEKETDKAQEAEEIVILSDDEAEPVQTKSKAPVKKATTPASVDGASQASSDAGMSASNENSQDSSSAQSNASNNNSQLSFAGSLTNSSVPDEGSCIGSALAQLEGDSRMNGGIAAGKKTVQVNGR, from the coding sequence ATGCCCGACTCTCCAATCATGAGTGACAGGACCAGAGCCAAGTCAGCCAATGCCCGATCATCTGGCCCAGAATGTTTCATGATCTGCGATGATGAGCCTCTATCACAAGCCCAGCTGCAACTATTCAAAGACTTTGAAGCAGTCAAACTCAAACATAAGAAGAACACTGATGAATACTACAAAATTTACTACGATCCGAACAAAACTTATCCTCAAAATGTGACTCTGTCTTCTACCGGTGCTCCTGGACCAGTTGTCCCTGCACCTGCACCCCCTGTTGTTAATGGCATGAATGTTGCTGCAAGACAAGTGTCACCAGTACAAGCTGTAAAGTCAGCACAGCCCATGCCTCGGATCATCAATGTTGCAGGATCCCAACCAGCCAGGCCCAGTGTCCCTAATGGTGTTCCTAATCGCATGTTCACATCCACTCCAATGATCTCGTCAGTTACCTCTCTGAACCCACAAGCACAGCAGCAGATGAACGCTGTGCAGATGCCAGTTAACAGCATTGCTAATGTGCAAGGTGCCATGCCACAAATGATCAATGTCAACGGTCAGCAAATCAGGTTGCTTGTGACGCCTCAAATGCAGTCTCAAATTCAGTCAGGTGCCAGGATTGTATTTTCATCAGGTGGTACAACAGTGAGGAACATGGCACCAGTAATGGCCCGAGCAAACAACACCTCAGGACCTAGAATTATGTACACAACAACAGGACAGCGAGTGATTCAGCCACCTACCCCACAAGCTGTGCAAAGTCAACCAGCAGTTACAGTACAAAGACAGTTACAGCAGCAGAAGCAAGCTACTACCTATCAACCGAGGACGGTTGTTCAATCTCAGGCAGCAAAACGCCCAGCAACTAATACTATAATCTCACCTGCTGCTAAGCGACAGAGGCCAGACTTCAGAGATAGCCAGAAGGAAAATGAACACTATGGGTTCAAGAAAGGCAAAAAGAAGTATGACGATGACACCACTTCTCAGCCGAAGTTTTCATGTCATCACTGCAACAGACGCATTAATTCTAACATCAGGTTCATGCAGCATATTAAAAATCACTTGGAAAAAGAGCGACAGCACACCTTCTCACTGAATGATATGATCAATTGCGAACATTGTTACAAGAGGTTCAGGACCCCTTTTGAACGACAATGCCACATTGAGAAATTCCACATGAAAACTGACCACGTTTGTGGAGTATGCGAGCTTTCCTTTGAAAACAGTAAGGTCCTCGTTCAGCATCTGGAAGAGAAACATCCATCTCTACAAATGCCATACATCTGCAAGATCTGCGAATACAAGACATCCATCTACGATGACATAATCGTTCACTACTCTAAAACTCATCTTGGAAGCAAGTCACTTATGTGCCACTTTTGCCTGCGTATCCTGAAGACTGCTAAAGATTTCTCCAGACATTGTCTCAAGCATCTTACGATTTCCATTCGCAATGGAAGTCACAGATGCAAGTCTTGCAAGCTGATGTTCTTGTCATATAGTGAGCTAAAAGAACATGCCGACAAAGATCACGTCCGATTTGCCAAAAGCAAGAAGGATGGCATCCCACCAAAGAATGCATCCAAGACCATGACCATTCCTTCAGGCAACCAACCTGCAGCAGGTGCTACAGCAAGCACATCAACAGCAACAGCAAGTACTACAGCAGGGTCGACAGCAGGTAGAACATTGACTGTAAGAATGCCAGCCTTCAGCAAGAAATCAGCAACTCCTCAGGCACAATTTACGGAATATGAAAAACTATTCCGCCCATATGATCTGGTCAAACCAAGTGGTCCAGTGTGGTGCTGTGAGTGTGGTGCTAGAGTACTTGATCCCAAAGTCCATTTCAAGAAACACATGCAGTGTACCAAGTGTAAGTTTGTTACATTCTGTGGAGAAACGTACGCCAATCACATGATTGTATTCCATTCGGCGCGAAAACCACCAACCACCCATCCTATCAACAAAGTGGTTCGCAAAAATGGACGTGTGGTGTTGACGTGCAAGCGCTGTAAATTCGTCACCAAAGTCCCTAGCATGATGGCATGGCATGTGGCATCAGCCTGCACTGGTGGCATTTCCTTCATGTCTTTCCAGAGAATGATCTACCCAgccaaagaaaaagaaacagacaAAGCGCAAGAAGCAGAAGAAATTGTCATCTTAAGTGACGATGAAGCTGAGCCAGTCCAGACCAAGTCCAAAGCACCGGTTAAAAAAGCAACAACGCCTGCATCTGTTGACGGTGCCAGCCAAGCTAGCAGCGATGCCGGTATGTCGGCGAGCAACGAAAACAGCCAAGACAGCAGTAGTGCGCAATCCAACGCATCTAACAACAACTCGCAGTTAAGCTTTGCAGGTTCCCTAACCAATTCTAGTGTTCCAGATGAGGGATCTTGTATCGGTTCTGCATTGGCACAACTTGAAGGCGACTCGCGTATGAATGGTGGCATTGCAGCTGGAAAAAAGACAGTACAAGTAAATGGACGGTAA